Genomic window (Cenarchaeum symbiont of Oopsacas minuta):
ATACTGCAACAAACCCCGTTCAAGCACTTGAAAAAATACAAAACCTAAAAGCAAAAAACATTGAACTTGTGATTGGACCTGAGACTAGCAGCTCTACTAGTTCTGTACTCCAATATGCGGATAATAATAACATGGTAATTTTTAGCTGTTGTTCGACATCGCCTGCACTTGCAATTCCAAATGATAATGTATTCCGGCTAGTTCCAGACGATCGACAACAAGGAAAAGCATTGGCAACATTGTTAAAACATGAAGGAGTAGAAAATTTGGTAACAATATGGAGAGGTGATACATACGGTGATGGTTTAACAGAGAATCTAAAGAAATCTTTTGTAAATGCAGGAGGCTTTGCTGATGACGGTGTAAGATACAACCAAGAATCTCCTGACTTTTCTGTAAGTACATCAATATTAGCAGAGCGTGTATCTACATTAATTGATGAACATGGTTCTGATAACGTAGCAATAGTCATTATAGGATTTGCAGAATCACTACAATTCATCCAATCTGCAGCACAATATGATGTGTTGGATGATATTAGATGGTTTGGAGCTGATTCTTTGGCAAATGAGATTAAATTAATACAGGATCCAATTGCATTAGAGTTTACACAAAATGTGAATTTCACAACAGTATCTCCTGGATTTGCAGCAACTAGTGCATCTGATAAAGTAAAAACCAAAGTTTTTGACACATTGGGTAGATATCCTTCCACATTTGTAGAAACATCGTATGATATTGCATGGATTTATGGCTTGGCCATATTGGAAGCGGAAAGCGACAGATCCGTTGACATAAAACCAATATTGATGAAAGTCGCATCAAAATATGAAGGTGCTATAGGTTCGATTGAATTAAATGAAAATGGAGATTTGGAATCATCAGATTATTCAATCTCTGCCATAGTGGACGGGGACTGGGTTACCGTGGGAAACTATTTTAGAGATGGCACTATATCTTTCAATACGCAATCATGAAACATAAAAAAATACTGGTACCAATAGATGATTCTAAAAACTCTTGGCGTTCAATTGATCATGCAATTGTATTTGCAAAAGAGACTGGAGCAAAGATAACCATTCTTTATGTTGTGCCCACTATACAAGAATCTGAATTTCGATCTTCTGGAATAGACAAAAGAGCAATGAAAATGGCTACAAATGTTGTTGAACGTGTTAAAGCATATGCTGCACGCAAGGGCATTGTATTTAAAACTCGTGTAGATCATGGACATGTTGGATACTGTATAATAAAACACGCGCATTCAAAAAAACATAATTTTGATCTATTGATAATAGGATCTCGTGGAAAGGGGAGAATTCGAAAAATGATATTTGGAAGCACGTCAAACTATGTCATAAGCGAGTCAAGGTTACCAGTACTTGTTGTAAAATAATCATTCTATACTAGACATGATTTTATGATATACTGTTCGTTCGGATTTGTCATAATGATCTAATTTCTACTAGATCTCTTGATTCATGATGAATATCTTTTGAAAACAGTTTTAATACAAAATAAAATCCACATGCTGTGAAATCAAAACCTGTCATAATTTTAATAACATTAGCAATTACCGTATCCATAGTTGTTGGACTTTTAACGATGTTTGAAACAAAACCTTCAACAATGCAACCAAATGATGCAACATCTGATCTCCAAGCCATAAAAATTGGCATGATCCTTCCATTAACAGGAGATTTTTCTTCATATGGTTCTGAATCTAGAGAAGCTGCCCTTTATGGAATTAAAGAATTTAACAAATATCTTGTATCTATTGACCAAAATTGGTATCTAGATCCAGTAATAGAAGATACTGCAACAAATCCTGTCCAAGCACTTGAGAAAATACAAAACCTTCGAGCAAAGAATATTGAACTTGTACTAGGTTATACGAGTGGTTCTACAAACGCAGTACGCAGTTATGTAGACAGTAACAATATGATGGTTTTTAGCGCAGCCTCTACTGCGCCATCTCTTGCAATACCAAATGATCATATATTCCGTTTGGTATCTGATGATAGACAACAGGCAAAGGCACTTGTTGCATTGTTAAAAAATCAAGGCATAGACGTGGCAGTTACAGTATGGAGATCTGATACGTATGGCGATGGCTTGAGTGAAAACTTTAAAATAAATTTTGAACAAGCTGGAGGTATCGCTGACGAAGGCATAAGATACAACCAAGAATCTCAGGAATTTTCAGTTAGTGTGGATATATTGAATAAACGGATTTCATCTCTAATTGAAGAGCATGGTGCAGAAAAAGTCGGAATTGTTTTTATAGGATTTGCCGAAGCTGTTCAATTCATGCAGTCTGCATCCCAGTATGATGCATTGAAAAGTACAAGGTGGTTTGGTTCTGATTCTCTCTCACAAGAGCACAAGCTTGTAGATGATCCAATAACTAGCAAGTTTATAGAAGATGTCTCGTTTACTACGGTAATCGCAGGCTTTGAATCAACACCAATATCTGATATGCTTGAGAAACATCTACTTGAAACACTAGGCAAAACTCCAACCACTTTTGCAAAAACCGCATATGATATAGTGTGGTTGTATGGTATGTCTATAATAGAGTCTGACAGCGACAGATCAGCTGATGTGCTACCAATAATACACAACGTGGCATCAAAGTATTCTGGAGCAATAGGGCCTATAATTCTAAATGAAAATGGAGATCTTGTCTCTAGTGACTATTCCATACACACAGTATCTGACGGAGAGTGGATTTATACTGGAACATATCAAAAAGATGGTACTATAGTACTAGAGACAACACAGACTATGATCATGGAACCTTTGCAAAAAGCCTCACTCTCAGGTTCTGTAACAATCGGTCTACTCTCACCTATATCTGGAGCATTGTCTGCATACGGGGAGGAGACTCGGGCAAGTTTTATGTATGGTGTGGAAACATTTAACGAATATCTGAAATCAATAGATGAAGATTGGTATATTGATATCATATTTGAAGACACAGAGACAATTCCTGTTAAAGCCCTTGAGAAAATTCAAAATCTAAAAACACAAGACATTCAACTTGTTATGGGCTCTACTACAAGTGCTTCAACAGATGGCATCAGAGAATATGTGGATGATAATGACATGCTCATGTTTGCATGTTGTTCGTCTGCACCATCACTTGCTATAAAAGGTGATAATATATTGACTTTCACTAGATGACCGACACCAAGCAAAGGCACTATCTGCTGTAATGAAAAATAATGGCATAACTACATACGTACCAATATGGCGTGGTGATCCATACGGTGATGGT
Coding sequences:
- a CDS encoding universal stress protein translates to MKHKKILVPIDDSKNSWRSIDHAIVFAKETGAKITILYVVPTIQESEFRSSGIDKRAMKMATNVVERVKAYAARKGIVFKTRVDHGHVGYCIIKHAHSKKHNFDLLIIGSRGKGRIRKMIFGSTSNYVISESRLPVLVVK
- a CDS encoding ABC-type branched-chain amino acid transport system, periplasmic component; the protein is MNKIVFVIAIILASSIIIAYITTQQSPETEMMDMETTSSPLAVEIGVLLPLTGDLSSHGEENLQGTLYAVEEFNEYLKEMGKDWYLKTVIEDTATNPVQALEKIQNLKAKNIELVIGPETSSSTSSVLQYADNNNMVIFSCCSTSPALAIPNDNVFRLVPDDRQQGKALATLLKHEGVENLVTIWRGDTYGDGLTENLKKSFVNAGGFADDGVRYNQESPDFSVSTSILAERVSTLIDEHGSDNVAIVIIGFAESLQFIQSAAQYDVLDDIRWFGADSLANEIKLIQDPIALEFTQNVNFTTVSPGFAATSASDKVKTKVFDTLGRYPSTFVETSYDIAWIYGLAILEAESDRSVDIKPILMKVASKYEGAIGSIELNENGDLESSDYSISAIVDGDWVTVGNYFRDGTISFNTQS
- a CDS encoding ABC-type branched-chain amino acid transport system, periplasmic component, which translates into the protein MKSKPVIILITLAITVSIVVGLLTMFETKPSTMQPNDATSDLQAIKIGMILPLTGDFSSYGSESREAALYGIKEFNKYLVSIDQNWYLDPVIEDTATNPVQALEKIQNLRAKNIELVLGYTSGSTNAVRSYVDSNNMMVFSAASTAPSLAIPNDHIFRLVSDDRQQAKALVALLKNQGIDVAVTVWRSDTYGDGLSENFKINFEQAGGIADEGIRYNQESQEFSVSVDILNKRISSLIEEHGAEKVGIVFIGFAEAVQFMQSASQYDALKSTRWFGSDSLSQEHKLVDDPITSKFIEDVSFTTVIAGFESTPISDMLEKHLLETLGKTPTTFAKTAYDIVWLYGMSIIESDSDRSADVLPIIHNVASKYSGAIGPIILNENGDLVSSDYSIHTVSDGEWIYTGTYQKDGTIVLETTQTMIMEPLQKASLSGSVTIGLLSPISGALSAYGEETRASFMYGVETFNEYLKSIDEDWYIDIIFEDTETIPVKALEKIQNLKTQDIQLVMGSTTSASTDGIREYVDDNDMLMFACCSSAPSLAIKGDNILTFTR